In Paenibacillus algicola, a genomic segment contains:
- the corA gene encoding magnesium/cobalt transporter CorA, translating to MKIRLVNAGVFTSVDDLETTLTPPAEGFYWIDADLEDLAALQPLFSLHDLAVEDCLTEEEQRPKIEIYESHYFIVVNSIRFDDEEIFLRALNIFLGRHFIITVTRQKIHELRAIKPLLWEEEVNSPDRFLYVLIDLVTDNYFTVGDRIEVRIEQLEEDILMHTKKSHLNEIVGLRSEILWLKRVLGPQRDVIHTLNKKDLRLIDDQLQKYFSDTYENAVKISEIFETYRDLMGNLREAYQSSIAIRANETMSIFTVITTIFMPLTVITGIYGMNFDFMPELHWKYSYFIVLAVMVAVGFGMYYLFRKKEWL from the coding sequence ATGAAGATCCGACTGGTAAACGCCGGCGTTTTTACTTCGGTGGATGACCTTGAAACGACCCTCACTCCGCCAGCCGAGGGCTTCTACTGGATAGATGCGGATCTGGAGGATCTGGCTGCGCTTCAGCCCTTATTCTCTCTGCATGATTTGGCGGTAGAGGACTGCTTGACGGAAGAGGAGCAGCGTCCCAAGATTGAAATTTATGAGAGCCATTATTTTATCGTTGTGAACAGCATCCGATTTGATGATGAAGAGATCTTTCTGCGGGCGCTGAATATTTTTCTCGGACGGCATTTTATTATTACAGTGACCCGCCAGAAGATTCATGAGCTCCGTGCCATCAAGCCTCTGCTGTGGGAAGAGGAAGTGAACTCCCCGGACCGGTTCCTGTATGTTCTGATCGATCTCGTCACCGATAATTACTTCACGGTGGGCGACCGGATCGAGGTGCGGATCGAGCAGCTGGAAGAGGATATTCTAATGCATACCAAGAAGTCGCATCTCAACGAGATTGTCGGGCTGCGCAGTGAAATTCTGTGGCTGAAGCGTGTTCTCGGGCCGCAGAGGGATGTGATCCATACCTTAAATAAGAAGGATCTGCGATTGATTGACGATCAGCTTCAAAAGTATTTCAGCGACACGTACGAGAATGCGGTCAAGATCTCGGAAATCTTCGAAACGTACCGCGATTTGATGGGCAACCTGCGGGAGGCCTACCAGTCCAGTATCGCGATCCGCGCTAACGAAACGATGAGCATTTTTACCGTAATCACGACCATCTTTATGCCGCTGACTGTCATTACTGGCATCTATGGCATGAATTTTGATTTCATGCCGGAGCTGCACTGGAAATATTCATATTTCATTGTACTGGCGGTCATGGTTGCCGTGGGCTTCGGAATGTATTATTTGTTCCGCAAAAAAGAATGGCTTTAG